tttttccaacccACTCAACTCTGGTTTCTGTATTGGTAATTATATTtagaagaatattaaaaaattttgGAGAGATAAATTTGTCCACAACACTAAGGGGAGACTTTCTGAGAACAAGTAATTCTTGCCTATTATTTCAGCACTAGTATATAAAAAGTGATGAAAAAACAGCTGTTTTCTTGACTTTAGCTAGTGGTTAGAATATCCTTgataaaagaaatcaaacttAAATTTTGATAGAGAGCTGCCAGATTACATAATCTAGATAGTGCTTTTTTCCTCACACAGAACCAGCTATTAGAACTCATTCTAACTCCTACATCAAGCAAAAAAAGTGGGAAGGCACAAAGGATCCAATTATGAATTCCATGCTGTGGCCCAGAAGAGATGTAACAGTCTTACAAGTTACAGTGGAGTTTTTACTACATCCTTCTTTAGCCCTAAACTTAAAACAAATTCAAGATCTAGAAGACACTTTCCCATCAGAAGACTGATAAAAGAACAAGTCTTGCATCAAAgttaacactttcttctgtacTGTTAGACATTCTTACTTTCAGCGTTGCACAAGCTGTGTAGCACACCGTGGGCAGAATCTCTATGGGCTCTTTGAACATAACTCTGAAGGTACTGGCTGTTCCATCACAGCTAAATCCAGTGTCGTTCTGTCCTAGCGTCTGATTCTTCTCATAATCAATTATCTGGACAAAAGCatgaaaagtgtatttttatgTTGACAAGCGTGAGAAAGGTTCTGATTGTATGCACATGAGAAGATTACAAGCAAACACTTGCCTACCCCACCCTGCCTAACTGCAAGGACAGAGCAGTCTCAGCTGGAAAGAAGCTGTGATTTCCTGATACCACTGGAGCTGACGCAGCAGGTCGGAACGATGGCTCGCGAGTTTTACAAGGGCTGTGGGCACTGCTCCAGCCAGGTTAAAGTCCGTGCTTGGGAGATGAAGAATAGCTTCCAGACCTTCAGCTTCTGACCTTCATATACAACATCTGATCCTGTGCTTAGATTTGCTGATCTCTGTACACCTACACAGCCCACATGAGGGAAGCTCGTTCGCTGGCTGTGGCTAGTTTAGAAAACAAGTTTTTACAGAGCATGTAGGCAGTCAATGACACcttcataaaagaaaacatgaactTGTGATGTTACATTttatacaatttatttttttatcttgacTCAATATAAAAATTACACTCAGAATACACCATATTTATTTTGCCCTCAATTTCAGTGGCAAATAGGAATCACTAGTTCAAATGTAGTCATAACAGATACCTCCCTTCCCATTTTGGATTGCAATCCTGATCCATGCTGCCCAGTACCTCTTGCAGAAGTTGGATATCAGAGCTTTAGAGTAGAGCACTTCTCATGATTACTGCACTAAGAAGAATCCTATCAGCTTGAATAGGTTATTATTAAATTGCCATATAATTTTTAGTATTACACAAATGAGATGAAGCTCTATTCTAGGCAAAATgtactttaattttttccccagccacaaTCAATAGAAATATTAACAATTATAATGCTGAAGTCCTAAGCCCTTTTCACATAAAAGATGTATTTGCAGGATACATTATCACTACTTTATGACTAGTTTTAAATGTTTAACTCTCTGAAGCTCTGCTAGTACTGATGCAGAGCCAAGAAGAAAGCTAGAGGCACAAGACTTAAATGACTGTCTGAGAAGACTGTGACAAAGTTTCAGATTCATCAGTTATTAAGGGTACCTCCAGGATAAAGAAAAACTATATAAGATGGACAGCCTTAATATGAACCATAAAGGTTTATTTagtctttcagtttgaatcagGAAGATCTTTTTCAAGTGAATCTTCTGATCATTCCCACTTAATATGCATtggttttctctgaaaatatctcAATTCTTTTCAGATTAAATAAATCCAGCAAATATCCTGAGGGAATACACCGAATGCTTGTATCTGCTAACAGGAATTCAGCTGAGAGGTTCAAAAAAGGGtttatgtgaaataaaaatccCCAGGTATGTTTAGTATAGCTGCTAGGTTCCTGAGATCAACTCTTTTTGTTCTAAAGATCCTGTCTAGTGCACTATGCTACTCATTTACAGGGATGTATAGTTTGACAAAACCAAACTGAAGGTACTTCAAATAGAAGAATTTGCAAGTGAGCTTTTAAAATGAGGAATGTGGAAAAGCCAAATTCCTTCAAAACCTCATTCCAGATACATTCCATTTGGAACATCATTAAGAGGAAAGGCACAACACTTTTTCCTTAAGAGACAGAAATCCTTATCCTTAAGTACAGAGTAGTCAGATAATAATAATCATCAAATAGGAAGCAGAAGACAAATTGTCATTTAAACAGAATGTCCACTAAGGAACTGAAACAGCAATTCCAGCACATGCTAGAAGTCTAGAAAGATAGGGACAAAAGAATTTCTGCCCCTATATGAACTCACAGActatttatttcacaaaatttCTCATGCACCTAATAAATCAATGTGGCATGATAGTACCAGGTTATGAAATACACAGCACAGGGTAAAACTGTGCCAGTCATGGAATGCTAATATTTGTTATAAAGCTTagaatcaaaacaaaaccaatctctacaagaaaaacaattcaaATTGACTGAAATTCcacatttaaaaaggaaaaaaaatagagtgcTGGATCAATACTAGTAGAAGACAATCCTGACCACAACATGCTAAGGGATCTAATAGGCTACAGGAGCAGGAAATACAATTTTAGTGGTGTCTTCGGTTACCCGCTGGGACCGGGCAAGGGTCACATCAGGACACGAAGCAGGGGGACATTTTTAGATGCTATCACTGGCCACTTTGTGAGCCTGCTAACCAATTGCTCAGTAGGAAGAAACACATTCCTTGATTTGGTACTGAGTGATGAGTAGGATCAGATTCAAAATTTCATAATGGAAACACTATGTAACAGTGTCCATAATATACTTAGAGTCAACACTCCCACATGAACAACAAAAGCAAATCCCCCACAGCTTTGCTAAATTTCAAAGAGAGGAATATGAGGAAGCTTGTTCAAAAGAAACTAAAAGGAACAATTAGGAAAATCAAATCCTTTTAAGAAGCATGCAGGCTACTGAAGGACATAACATACCCAAGTACAGTATCAATACATATCTCCTATTAGGAAAAGCTTGAGAAAAGCTGGATGTTGGAAAACACCTACACTGAAAATGATTGAAGGACAGGAGAATACAGGAGAAAGGGAGCAGAGTTTCACAGTGTTCTTCCTTTTGCCTAGTCACCCACTTATTCCCACTTGTGACAAAACACAGCTTAGACTCCTGACCTATTGATTGCTCCCTCCCAAATATAGACCAAACCTTTTGCAAGTGCTACAAGTGTAGTTCCTGTACAAGCCTATTTAAACATAATACACTGTACCTGTATATTAACTTGATAGTCTGTGGGTCCATGAATAGATCCATATAATCCAAATCCCACTATGGAAATTCTTCTGTTAACTGTGAACCTGGTAAGACACAAGCCAAGAAAGGAATTCAAACAACTGGTGAGTGTGTTACCTTATTTCAAGTAGGAAAAAGACTCCCACTGAAGAGTAGGGAAGCAAACTGAGAATGGCAttgcatttctcttttaaatagcattttttatttagatttcaatactaagaaaaatactttgtcaGCTAGTTAAAAGCTTTGTTAATTCCTCAAGATACTCAGTATTACTAAACAAAACATAACCAGATTCTTTTCAGTATCTCCAAAACAAATACAcataagacttggtatttcaaaaagGAATATACAGGTAAGACCCAATCATTCTAGAATGCACCCAATCCTCCTGAACCTCATTCTTTGCTAGTTTGCATTTTATGTGTGTAATAGCCCaagttattaaaaacaaaaggaaaatatcaaaCGTGTGCAACAGAGCCAGCATGTTTGCAACTGTATCTTACATGAAAATGTCAAAGTTGAATAATTTGTTCCCTTTCTTCCCACACATTTCTGTCTCTCCTTCAAATAGTTTCCGAAGTCCTACCTGATCCTGTCACTTGTTCCACTGTAGCCCCAGCGACTCTCCACCTGCTGGAACCTATTAATGCTGCATTCTTTTCCTCTAAGGCAACACCTTGGTCGGTCAATATAATCTACTTTAGGTTTAGGATTGACAGTAAAGTGCAGAAAGAGATTTACTACTTCCCGATCCGACAAGATTCCAGATTGAGCAGGGCctgtgaaaaaacaaaacttctAAGATGATTTGAAGGATTACCCCAGCTGTTGCATTTAAACCACACATATTCACAGACTGAAGACAACAATAATATTTTCCAATGGCCAGAGCATAATCTGCAGAATGTTTTGCTTTCGTTTGTGCATCACAACTCTTATTAGTACAGTATTAACAACAGAATTGAGTGTTAAGCATCTAAACACAGTTAGACAGCACTGAAAGATGGTCTAACAGTAAGACAAAGAACTCCAAAACTCACCTGCTGCAAACTCTTCGATAGTCATTAATGGAAAACGGATTAAGGAAAGGGCTCTTCCAAGGACTTTTTGTTTGTTCCCAAATGTCACAGGCAGTTGTTGTCTTTGACATTCTGCTTCTGCCCAGCGAACAACAGCTCCAAAGAGCCTACTTTCTCGAATACTGAGAGTGTCCCTTTCTAGAACTGCACATAATGTatctaaagaaaaaacagttaGCAGctttaaatcagttttcatCCAAGGCAGTAACAGTGCTACATTATGTAGCTTAAGATACTGAGCACACACAAAGAACATTCATAATAAGACTATTAGCTTTGTCTTATTGTTACATGTGtgcgtatatatatatattacacaTAATTTAGCTTACATAAAAAGTAATCTCTCAATGACACATAGACTTcaaactaaaaattaattttcctgctATAGACAGGATATGAACTTCTTGATTCCTAAGAGTGTAACTAACCTCTGTAGTGATAGCCAATATCCTGAAGAATCTCCATGGCTAGGGCAACATCAAAACTCGAAGTGACCAAGCAGTGAATGCACACTACTGAAAAACCAAGTTACTCATGCTGACACCATCATACTCTCATCTGGGCAGCCAGCTGCCCATCTGGATCAACTATAGCCACAAGCAGCAGTGGTGCACACAATACCAGTTTAAAGATACATGAAAGTGATCTTAAGCATTGACATATTTGCCATCCACAAAGCCTGAAGGTGAAACACAAGATCTGAGGCAAGGTACATGTTTTACAAAAGCAACTTATCCTGTATTTATCACTCCTGGCCTTCTTTGAATAACAGGTATGCACAAATTATCATGGAATACAagtcaaaaaaataaatgggtttttATATTCTGAATTTTGGGTCTTTGGGAATTTTTATCTGCCTTGAATTTAAGTAAAGCATGTTTGCAGTTATAGAAAATAGCATATTAGAAAGTCAAAACAGATTGAGACTTACCAAGACTATAGGTCACTCACAGTCTTGGTACAAATCCCACTGAACATGAGTTAACAATAACTTTACAATTTCTTTAAGCAGTGAAATACCTTCCTTCAGTCTGACTTTTTCCCAGAATCTAGCTGAATTGGAGTAAAACCGTAGACACATATAGTGGCAATGAAATTGAGTAAGCAAATTTACAACTGCTAGCTTTTGATAGAAGATTAAACAGAGAAACTAACAGtttatatattcattttttaaagcaggttTCATTAATTGTACCTGATCTGTGCAACTTTGAATAGATAAGTACCATGTGGCAGCAGAACAGTGTGACTCCTGCTGCATGTACAAAGCAGGTGTGGACGCCTCAGGGACGAGGCACAACCCTCAGCAAGTGAAAGCTTTGGCTTCAACGTAAAGTGTGGTGTCACCACAGTGGGAGCCCTGGGACACCACCACTACTCCAACGGGGACACGATGCAGTGGAAGCCAGCTCAGGAGTGAAGCTCAAAGGAAAGCACTGCAGGGGTGGATAACCAAGAAGGGAAGAAGTGCTCGGGACTCTGCATACTCAGATGGGGGAAGGAACTATCCTGTGATTTCATGCTTAGAACATGCAGAGTGACTTACCTATGTCGATATCTGTAAAGCCTTCTGCACTTATGGCATCCATAGTGCTTTTGTCTATTGTGTCAAGACAAAGACTAGCAAGCTGCGGTTCATCAAACAAACGAGCCTGGAAAGATAAAGAAGTGCATCTTAAGCATAAAGCTGACAAACTGCTAACCTTAAAAAGCAAACTTTTTACTCTAGTATAGacataaattaaaatagaatGATTTGTCTAAGTACTCTTTGTGTTTATACCTTGAAGAGCACTTAAAATCTCAAAGGAGTACATAATTAAGGAGAATTTATCATTTCCCTCCAATTACCAATTTTCCTAGTAAATCAAAATTAAGCTTAAATTTACCTACTTGAGTAAGCAGCATAAAGGCATTATCTGCTCGGAGATGCTTTGTTAGGAAATCCACACAATGTGcttccagggcagggactgcATACTTTTTAGCAGTGTATAAAGTAGTCATGACTGTTTCTGGACCAATCTGAACTTCATCTGAATAAAGAAAcctataaataaatacacaaatacaGATCATAAAAACATATCTTTAGCGGGCAGCCAAACACAACAGTCTCTCTGCATTTAGAAAACAGGCCAAAGATTTGCATTGTATACAGTGCAACAGTTGACCTAActgcatttttataaataaagaaGCTAAGTTAAAGGGTTGAAGAAAGAGTATTATGTTAACCTAACGGCAtacatttgttttaaacatGTATTACTCCCTCAGACTGATCTGGCTGTACTAGTTATACATAGCTCCCCAACTGTAAAcaacagctgagctgcagaatTACTTAACCTACAAATGCATGCTCTCAGTTCATCAGGAGAATATCAATGCACAACCCTCTATGGCTGTATTCCTGAAATTCATTTACTGACAGTGCACACTGGCTTCCCCTCCATGAGGGAATAGTGTCAAGGACTTAGATTGTGAGAACATCTTATGTCAAAGTTACCCCTCTGTAATATTCAGAGAGGAAAGGGAGTACATTCTAGCAGATGACCTTGACTCTTCTATTCCTGCCACAGCAAAACACTCTGGCTTGTCTCTACTGCTTGAGGCAAGAGGATTGGTTGAGATTTTAGCATAAGCTGTGAACCAGAAGATAGGAGCCTCCACCAataccaggaaaaaaccccatttcctGAGCAGTTGTTATTTGAGACTAGACAAGATCAGATCTATTTTAAGGTTCTGTATGGAAActatgactttttaaaaataacttttcttaCAAGTGACATTTAAGATAATTTTAGCAAAATTTCATCAGCCTTTCAGATAACAATCAAGAATAGTCTGTGatttacaaaaatacatttgtccCCAACACATAAGTAATTAAACATAATAAACCAAGGCACACTAGCAAATGCAAGAATTCCACAATGAAAACTAAGCCTTTCCTTTatatttcttaatatttgtTCTTCAGAACATCCTGGAAATGAATGACACACGGAGACAGAAGGTGTGTTTAGAAGGGTTTTTAAATGTAGCAATAAGCAATTTGTATCCAACAAGAGAAACTTGTGAAATTAACAGACTTGTTAAACCTCCTTGCAACATAGAGAAATCAAAGTAATACAAACCTAAAGTTTCAACGGAAGTTCTTCACCGTTTACATTTCTTATATTCCAAGGAAATTCTAATTGTCGGTAGTTGCTAACACACACTAAACATGGTGTTCAACATTAAATTTGCTGCCACAATACAGGTACATATTTACCATTACAAGACCCCACTCAAACAGCCAGCTTGCACATCACTTCGGAGATGTGAATGATGCTctagattaattttttaaacgGGATTTAAATTGAACAGCACCTAGgaagaattaatttaattaaatgctAACTTTTTTCCTACGTAAAAGTTTCATACAGCTCAATTAGAACTGATTTATGAAAGCTATGAACTATTATTGTCTGTTGATGAAAACGATGGGCTGACTTGCTAGTCACAACTGCTGACAAATTTACTTTTAAGAAACTAATATTTCATAGGTACAACTTTTGCATACTAAATTGACAACTTCTTCATTAAAGCACTAGAACGGTGCATTTATATTTTGGTTCtaagatttaaaataatcagTTTAATATGCCATAACTTTCATTGCATGACTTTATAGGAGCTTAGAGTCCAAATCATCTAAGTTGATTAACAGGCTGTAAAAAAAGCAATACTGCCATGCAAACTACAGTCTACATTTTAcctaatcaaaaaaaaaaaaaaaaaaaaagaaaattccaagTTGGTTTTGGAACATGATTTTGATTTTATTCCTTAAGTGAATCCAATCTGAAGCCAATGAAGTGACACACCAGAGGAGCTCATCTGGCTTGTGTTTCACTTTCTGTTCTACCTTCTAAAGAAACAGGGTGCAGTTCTAGGTGTGTCTTCCctctaaaaaaaccctgctCGTATGTGCCAAGAGCTGTGTCTCTGTTAACTCTGCCCTCTGTGGCACGCCTGAACTAGCACAGCTTTATGTTTACACCACTGTTCCTCCTCCACTTAACTCAGTGGCACCGAAGATCACTTATCCTTAttccctcctctctttccctttgAGACACAAACAACTTAATCTTACTGGCATGCAGGATGAGGGAATGGGAAGCTGGGGGGTGTATCTGCATACTGGAAGAACATTTTTAACGACCAGAACAAACAATTTTTCCAAGTGACCATTCAATCATTCAGTCTACGTAAGCCTCTCATACATTTTATGCTCCTTTTCTTTACTCTCAGGTTAGCACTTCCTTCTCCCCTGTTTGAGCATCCTCTCAGTAGCTGAAATGTTTTCACCATTATAAAAGTACACaggaatgtttttttcctgttagtcATGATTACCCCTCTACTTACTGCTTGCCAACAGTCTCTGCAAAGATTTTTTAGAAGACAGACTGCTAATTTGTGCCATGTCATCACTTTCCTTTATCCTATGATCAAAGGACAAGC
The window above is part of the Corvus hawaiiensis isolate bCorHaw1 chromosome 13, bCorHaw1.pri.cur, whole genome shotgun sequence genome. Proteins encoded here:
- the BTBD1 gene encoding BTB/POZ domain-containing protein 1, coding for MAAAGGGPGAPAETPPATAAGVAAAEAGAVLQREPLYNWQATKGSLRERFAFLFSNELLSDVHFVVGKGSARGGGGAGGAAPPGPGQQRIPAHRFVLAAGSAVFDAMFNGGMATTSAEIELPDVEPAAFLALLRFLYSDEVQIGPETVMTTLYTAKKYAVPALEAHCVDFLTKHLRADNAFMLLTQARLFDEPQLASLCLDTIDKSTMDAISAEGFTDIDIDTLCAVLERDTLSIRESRLFGAVVRWAEAECQRQQLPVTFGNKQKVLGRALSLIRFPLMTIEEFAAGPAQSGILSDREVVNLFLHFTVNPKPKVDYIDRPRCCLRGKECSINRFQQVESRWGYSGTSDRIRFTVNRRISIVGFGLYGSIHGPTDYQVNIQIIDYEKNQTLGQNDTGFSCDGTASTFRVMFKEPIEILPTVCYTACATLKGPDSHYGTKGLKKVIHESPTASKTCFVFYSSPGNNNGTSIEDGQIPEIIFYT